GATCCCGCTGGTCGTGGCTTCTGGCGCGGGCGCGGAAATGCGGCGTTCCTTGGGAATGGCGGTTTTTAGCGGAATGCTGGGCGTGACGCTGTTCGGGGTTTTTTTGACGCCGGTATTCTTTTATGTGATTCAAGGCCTGGGAGAATCGCAATTGCTTACCGCGGAGCGCTCTCGTTGGATTGGCTCGACGGCGGCCGGCGGCGTGCTGGGCTTGACCATCGGTTTTTTATCCAGCCAATTGGCCCACTTTGCCGTGGAGCCGGCATGTTTTGTGGGGGCCACGGCTGGTATTTTGGCGGCGCTGGCTGTTCTGGAAATTCATCGGCGGATTCGCACGCAAAATGCAAGCGGCAGTTAGCGCGTGGCATTAAAAAGCTTTGGAGCCTGACAGCGTGATTGCGGAATTTTTTGTCGATCGTCCCATTTTTGCCACCGTGATTTCGGTCGTCTTCGTGCTGGCCGGAGGCGTGGCCGTGTTCACGCTGCCCGTGGCCCAGTATCCAGACGTAACGCCCCCCACGGTGCAAGTCACGGCTACCTATCCCGGGGCAAATTCGCAAACGGTGCGCGATACCGTGGCTGCGCCCATTGAGGAGCAAATCAGCGGCGTCGAAGGCATGATGTACATGTCGAGCCAATCGACCAACGACGGCGCCTACAAGCTGACCGTCACGTTCAATTTGGGCATGGATTCCGACATGGCCCAAGTGCTGGTGCAAAACCGCGTGTCGTTGGCGCTCCCCGTGATTCCGGCGGTGGTGCAAAACGAAGGCATCAACGTGAAGAAAATGTCACCCAACACGTTGATGATTGTGAATTTGATTTCGCCCGATAAGCTTTATGACAACATCTTTTTGAGCAACTACGCCACGATTTACGTCAAAGACGAATTAGGGCGCGTGCCCGGTGTGGCAGGCATCACCTATCTCGGGCAGCGCGATTATAGCTTGCGCGCATGGCTCGATCCCGATAAGCTCGCCGCCCTAAGTTTGACTGCCAACGACGTGGTCAACGCCATCTCGCAGCAAAACATTCAAGTAGCGGCCGGTCAAATTGGCCAGCAGCCGGCGCCGGCAGGCCAGCAATTTCAATTGACGATTAATACGCTTGGGCGATTGACCGATCCGGATCAATTTGCGGATATCATCATCAAAGCGGCCAACGCCGGCGGACCCATGGCGACAGCCGGCGCCACTTCTACCGGTCAATCCGGGGCGGGGGGCGCCAGCGGCGGCGCTGCCGCGGCCAATGTAGGTGGAACAAGCCCGGGTGCGTCCCCCTCGACCGGCATTGTGCGCTTGCGTGATGTGGTGACTTGTACGCCCAAGCAAACGTTGCCCGATGGAACGGTCATTGAAGGAAAGCCGCGCGTGGAGCTGGGTTCGCAGCAGTACGAGCAATCGTGCACGTTAGATGGCCAGCCTTCGGTGGCGCTTTCGATTTATCAACTCCCGGGCTCCAACGCCTTGGACACCGCCGGCAATGTGTACGCCAAAATGCGGGAACTGAAAACGCGATTTCCCGACGGGCTCGATTACCGCATTGTGTACGATACCACACCCTTCATTCGCGAATCGGTCAATGAGGTGTTTCATACCCTGCGCGATGCGGTGATATTGGTCGCCATTGTGGTCTTGGTGTTCTTGCAAGACTGGCGAGCGATGATTTTGCCGATGATTGATGTGCCGGTTTCGCTGATCGGCACCTTCGCAGTGATGGCGGCCATGGGCTTCACGCTGAATAATTTGACTCTGTTCGGGTTGGTGCTGGCCATTGGCATTGTCGTTGACGATGCCATTGTGGTGCTGGAAAACATCGAGCGGCAAATTGCCACCGGCTTGGATGCACGCAGCGCCACCATTAAAGCCATGCACGAAATCACCGGCCCGATCATGGCGATCACGCTCGTGCTCAGCTCGGTGTTTGTGCCGTGCTGCTTTCTGGGAGGGGTAACGGGGCAATTCTTCCGGCAATTTGCGGTGACCATTGCGGTTTCGACAATTATTTCCGCCGTGAAC
The sequence above is drawn from the Pirellulales bacterium genome and encodes:
- a CDS encoding efflux RND transporter permease subunit: MIAEFFVDRPIFATVISVVFVLAGGVAVFTLPVAQYPDVTPPTVQVTATYPGANSQTVRDTVAAPIEEQISGVEGMMYMSSQSTNDGAYKLTVTFNLGMDSDMAQVLVQNRVSLALPVIPAVVQNEGINVKKMSPNTLMIVNLISPDKLYDNIFLSNYATIYVKDELGRVPGVAGITYLGQRDYSLRAWLDPDKLAALSLTANDVVNAISQQNIQVAAGQIGQQPAPAGQQFQLTINTLGRLTDPDQFADIIIKAANAGGPMATAGATSTGQSGAGGASGGAAAANVGGTSPGASPSTGIVRLRDVVTCTPKQTLPDGTVIEGKPRVELGSQQYEQSCTLDGQPSVALSIYQLPGSNALDTAGNVYAKMRELKTRFPDGLDYRIVYDTTPFIRESVNEVFHTLRDAVILVAIVVLVFLQDWRAMILPMIDVPVSLIGTFAVMAAMGFTLNNLTLFGLVLAIGIVVDDAIVVLENIERQIATGLDARSATIKAMHEITGPIMAITLVLSSVFVPCCFLGGVTGQFFRQFAVTIAVSTIISAVNAITMTPSRAAVIFKSEEGEHGHVHKKEALPWWFFGIIGGVLTVWLGEKLLADRLGLNAEHGEGLSTGLAWAVDAALFTPGALIGGIVGRVIIGPVNAVLGKFFMAFNQFFDRVIGLYGKTVGALLRISLLALATYGGLLVVTWWQFSRTPTGFVPQQDKGYLLLNVQLPDSASVERTQATMDRIEAIVGHAPGVDHTVGISGQSLILNANAPNLGSMYVMLKPFDERRGADLSADAIAADLQARCHQEVSEAVVAAFGAPPIDGLGTTGGFKM